One genomic segment of Gossypium arboreum isolate Shixiya-1 chromosome 3, ASM2569848v2, whole genome shotgun sequence includes these proteins:
- the LOC108465107 gene encoding triacylglycerol lipase OBL1-like, with product MASNKNRFYDDCFIINSEKASYLDLLGLLFSSKLKQRRFIDAPEQHNHRFRRRLVVFGMVLLQKLLSLVRIPLALTGIVVVTLLNLLTYNGGLSGLLLNLMKGKLVWPEKSSEMYRSMLGNVDTRVELDNNIKPGDPKYKALLSMMASKLSYENEAFIKTVIIQHWKMKFLKFYSFWNDFEERSTTQAFMMQDTQSNPNLIVVAFRGTQPFSAYDWKTNVDISWYELKDMGKGKIHSGFMKALGMQKTKGWPKEIQQSTHQHQFAYYTLRQKLWEVLEENRDARLIVTGHSLGSALAVLFVAVLMLHEEEWLLEKLEAVYTFGQPRVGDHKFGEFMIDKLRKFDVKYFRYVYSNDMVARIPPDDDTFLSKHFGPCFYFNSFYNGKVLSEEPNKNYFSWLWAIPKRMIAVWELIRAFILPYMKGPEYKENWVMITLRIMGLVTPGMSAHMPQDYVNSIRLGTLPSVHQLKRD from the exons ATGGCTAGTAACAAGAATCGTTTTTACGATGATTGCTTCATTATCAACTCGGAAAAAGCAAGTTACTTGGATCTTTTGGGTCTACTTTTTTCCTCTAAATTGAAACAAAGAAGATTCATCGACGCTCCGGAGCAGCATAACCATCGGTTTCGTCGTCGATTGGTCGTCTTCGGCATGGTTCTCCTTCAGAAGCTCCTCAGTTTGGTGAGAATACCTTTAGCCCTGACGGGGATTGTGGTCGTGACGTTGCTgaatcttttaacatacaacggTGGTTTATCGGGCCTCCTACTCAATCTTATGAAAG GGAAATTAGTGTGGCCTGAAAAATCATCGGAGATGTACAGATCGATGTTAGGAAATGTGGATACTCGCGTTGAATTAGACAACAACATTAAACCTGGCGACCCCAAATATAAAGCGTTGCTGTCTATGATGGCGTCCAAACTTTCTTACGAGAATGAAGCCTTCATTAAAACCGTTATCATACAACATTGGAAG ATGAAATTCTTGAAGTTCTACAGTTTTTGGAACG ATTTCGAAGAACGAAGTACAACCCAAGCCTTCATGATGCAAGACACACAGTCTAACCCAAACTTGATAGTGGTTGCATTTAGAGGCACCCAACCATTTAGTGCCTACGACTGGAAGACCAACGTTGATATATCTTGGTATGAGCTTAAAGACATGGGTAAGGGGAAGATCCATAGTGGTTTTATGAAAGCTCTTGGCATGCAAAAGACCAAGGGTTGGCCTAAAGAGATCCAACAATCCACTCACCAACATCAATTTGCTTACTACACTCTCAGACAAAAGCTGTGGGAGGTTTTGGAAGAGAATCGAGATGCCAGGTTAATAGTGACAGGGCACAGCTTAGGTTCGGCATTAGCAGTACTCTTTGTTGCTGTCCTAATGTTACATGAGGAGGAATGGTTATTGGAGAAATTGGAAGCTGTTTACACCTTTGGGCAACCTAGGGTTGGGGACCATAAGTTTGGGGAGTTCATGATTGACAAGTTGAGGAAATTTGATGTGAAATATTTCAGGTATGTTTACAGCAATGACATGGTGGCCAGGATTCCCCCTGATGATGACACCTTCCTTTCCAAGCATTTTGGACCCTGCTTCTATTTCAACAGCTTCTATAATGGGAAG GTTTTGTCAGAAGAACCGAACAAGAATTACTTCTCTTGGCTATGGGCGATACCAAAAAGGATGATCGCAGTTTGGGAGCTTATTAGGGCTTTCATTCTTCCTTACATGAAGGGTCCAGAGTACAAGGAAAACTGGGTTATGATAACGTTGAGGATAATGGGATTAGTAACACCTGGAATGTCAGCTCATATGCCTCAAGATTATGTCAATTCTATCCGGCTCGGAACCTTGCCCTCGGTTCACCAACTTAAAAGAGATTGA